In Candidatus Eisenbacteria bacterium, the genomic window CAAGGCGCGGATGCAGCCCGTCTTTCCGCCGGAAATCCTATCACATCGCGATAGCCGAGGTCCACAGCAAACGCCGGAGCCATCCGACTCGACGCGCGTCGTTCCCCGGGCGAGAAAAAACCGGCGTTCTTCCGTCGAATCGAGGCGGAGCGGAGCCCATTCGCTTCGCCTCTACAAGTCCGCGATCGCCTCTCCGACGGATGCGTGGGTCTTCATGAGGCGGCCGATGCCGACGACCCCCAGAACCTCGCGGATGTTCTCCGAGACGCATGCGAACCGAAGGGAAGTGCCGGCGTTGCTCGCGGCGGAGAGAACGGCCGCGATCACGCCGATCCCCGAGCTGTTGATCTTGTCGATTCCGCTGAGGTTGACGACAATCCTCTCCGAGCCCTCGGCGATCTTGCCGCGCACCGCCTCCAGAAACTCGTAGCTGTCGGCGTGGCCTGTGAGGAAACCCGAGAGCTCGAAGATCCACACACCGTTCTCTTCCCTGACGACGAAGGGCACGCTCATCTCCTTTCCGAATCGGGGCCGCGCGGCAACGATTCCTCTTCGGGGATCGTACCACAGCGTCCATTCGTCCGAAGGGCGCTCTTTGCGCGGCCGAGGAAGCACCTGACGTGCTTCTGTCGGATTGAGCGCGGTCCGAAGCTGCGCGGATCGGCGCTCTACAACACGTTCCGC contains:
- a CDS encoding STAS domain-containing protein; the protein is MPFVVREENGVWIFELSGFLTGHADSYEFLEAVRGKIAEGSERIVVNLSGIDKINSSGIGVIAAVLSAASNAGTSLRFACVSENIREVLGVVGIGRLMKTHASVGEAIADL